DNA sequence from the Streptomyces tsukubensis genome:
GCTGCTGGACGGGGTGGCTGCGGAGGTCCTCCAGCTGCACGGGCGGGCACCGGCCGCGGTCCAGGACGCGGTGCTGCGGGGCGGGGGTGAGCGGCGCAGAGTGGTGCTGGCCACCTCGGTCGCGGAGTCGAGCCTGACGGTTCCCGGGGTGCGGATCGTGGTGGATTCGGGGCTGGCCCGGGAGCCGCGGACCGATCATGCGCGGGGGCTCGGATCGCTGACGACCGTTCCGGTGTCGGCGGCGGGGGCGGCCCAGCGGCTCGGCCGTGCCGGGCGCGAGGCCCCCGGCACGGTGTACCGCTGCTGGGCGGAGGCCGAGGACGGCCGGCGGGCCCGTTTCCCCGCGCCGGAGATCAGTGTCGCGGATCTGACGGGGTTTGCCCTGCGGGTGGCCTGCTGGGGCGATCCGTCGGCGGAGGGGCTGGCTCTGCTGGACGCGCCGCCCGGTGGCGCGATGGCCGCTGCGGGCAGGGTGCTGCGGGCCGTCGGCGCGGTGGACGGGGAGGGCAGGGTGACGGAGCGCGGTGTGCTGATGGCCCGGCTCGGGGTGCATCCCCGGCTCGCCCGGGCCCTGCTGGACGGCGCGGGGAAGGTCGGTGCGGGCCGGGCGGCAGAGGTGGTGGGGCTGCTGAGCGAGGAGCCGCCCCGGGATTACGGGGACGATCTGGCGACCGCCTGGCGGACGGCCCGGCGGGGCGGGGACGGCTATGCGGGTCGCTGGCGCGCCGAGGTGCGACGGCTGGAGTCGGCGCTGGCGGCGGTGGAGCCGATCGGTCGCGGGGGCGCTCGGCGGGCGGGCGGCGGACTGTCGGACGATGCGGTCGCCGGGCTGGTCACGGCACTGGCGTTTCCCGAGCGGGTGGCGCGTTCCCGGGGAGAGGGGTCGTTTCTGATGGCCTCGGGCACCCGTGGGGAGGTCGGGGCGGGATCGGTGCTGCGGGGCGCCCCCTGGCTGGCGGTGGCGGTGGCGGACCGGCCCGTTTCGGCCGCCTCGGCCCGGGTGAGGCTGGCGGCGCTCGTCGATGAGGAGACCGCCCGGGTGGCCGCCGGTCATCTGCTGGTCTCGGAGGAGCAGGTGCACTGGGAGGACGGGGAGGTCGTCGCCCGGAGCGTGCGGAGACTGGGGGCGGTGGAGCTGTCGGTGCGACCGCTGCCGGATCCCGATCCGGGACTGCTGCGGGCCGCGGTGCTCGACGGGCTGCGCAGGGAAGGGGTCGGGCTGCTGCACTGGACGCGGGAGGCCCGGGGCCTGAGGGAGCGGCTGGCCTTTCTGTACCGGGTGGTGGGTGACCCCTGGCCGGACACGGGGGACGCGGCCCTGCTGGAGCGGGCCGGGGAGTGGCTGGAGCCGGAGCTCTCCCGGGTGCGGCGGCGGGCCGATCTGGGCCGGATCCACGCGGAGCCGTGTCTGCGGAGGCTGCTGCCGTGGGCGAGCGGTGAGGCGGCCCGTCTCGACCGGTTGGCACCGGAGCGGATCGCCGTGCCGAGCGGCTCCCTGATACGGGTGGACTACGGCGGGGACCAGCCGGTGCTGGCGGTGAAGCTCCAGGAGCTGTTCGGGCTGGAGTCGACGCCGGAGGTGGCCGGGGTGCCGGTGCTGGTGCATCTCCTCTCACCGGCCGGGCGGCCGGTCGCGGTGACCGCGGATCTGGCTTCGTTCTGGCGGGACGGCTACCGCTCGGTGCGGGCGGAGCTGCGGGGCCGGTATCCGAAGCACCCCTGGCCGGAGGATCCCTCGAAGGCCGAGCCCACCCGGCACACACGGGCCCGTGCGGCCCGGGGCGGCTGACGGCGCGCCGGTTCGGGGAGGCCCCGGGCGGGGTCATCCGGCAGGGCTCATCCGGCGGGGGCGGCCGGGCGGCGGGCGCGGGCCTCCAGGAGGAAGGCCAGGGCCAGCAGCATCACCGCCAGGGCGAGAAGGCCCCGGGGCAGATAGGAGGTCATCAGCAGGACGAGCAGCCGCTGTTCCTTGACCAGTTCGACGGTGTGGTCGAGGTAGTCGGGGCGCATCTTCACATGGCCTTCGAAGGCGGTGACCCGGTCCCGGCCGCCGAGGAGGGTACCGCCGCGCAGCTCCTCCTGGTGGATCTCCTCGCCGTTGACGGGCGCCCCGGTGACGGGGTCCACCCAGAACATGCGCTTGGTGGTGTACCAG
Encoded proteins:
- the hrpB gene encoding ATP-dependent helicase HrpB produces the protein MIRTEALDRLPVRHCVPELLAALDEHGTAVLHAPPGTGKTTLVPLALAGLVGTGRRRRVLVAEPRRMAVRAAARRMAWLLGQEVGEAVGYTVRGERRVGAGTLVEVVTTGVLLQRLQRDPELPGVDTVLLDECHERHLDADTALAFLVDVRAALRPELELIAASATTDTDSWARLLTSLDGSGPAPVVRGRGEGFGCEVHFAPPPAGIRPAHGTRVDPALLRHIAATVRLALARHEGDVLCFLPGTGEIARTAGLLDGVAAEVLQLHGRAPAAVQDAVLRGGGERRRVVLATSVAESSLTVPGVRIVVDSGLAREPRTDHARGLGSLTTVPVSAAGAAQRLGRAGREAPGTVYRCWAEAEDGRRARFPAPEISVADLTGFALRVACWGDPSAEGLALLDAPPGGAMAAAGRVLRAVGAVDGEGRVTERGVLMARLGVHPRLARALLDGAGKVGAGRAAEVVGLLSEEPPRDYGDDLATAWRTARRGGDGYAGRWRAEVRRLESALAAVEPIGRGGARRAGGGLSDDAVAGLVTALAFPERVARSRGEGSFLMASGTRGEVGAGSVLRGAPWLAVAVADRPVSAASARVRLAALVDEETARVAAGHLLVSEEQVHWEDGEVVARSVRRLGAVELSVRPLPDPDPGLLRAAVLDGLRREGVGLLHWTREARGLRERLAFLYRVVGDPWPDTGDAALLERAGEWLEPELSRVRRRADLGRIHAEPCLRRLLPWASGEAARLDRLAPERIAVPSGSLIRVDYGGDQPVLAVKLQELFGLESTPEVAGVPVLVHLLSPAGRPVAVTADLASFWRDGYRSVRAELRGRYPKHPWPEDPSKAEPTRHTRARAARGG